A region of Lycium barbarum isolate Lr01 chromosome 3, ASM1917538v2, whole genome shotgun sequence DNA encodes the following proteins:
- the LOC132633710 gene encoding exocyst complex component EXO70H1-like — MPRKWIRTLSWFSPKRSSTSDTNTPSTSQLSSPSRFSEAVIDRTVEIAEPIITKWDADTTTFAKVTSLLYENRKEAKDFIKCVNNLHKAMHFHASENSRSDKLIHAQSLMQIAIKRLEKEFYQILSINRAHLDPESISTVSSRTSLSTRSSTSELDVDQDDDDRVVIAGESISEVEDFSSLIMADLRLIAECMISSGYTNECLKIYKVIRKSIIDEAIYRLGVEKLSSSQVHKMDWQVMDMKIKDWLNAIDIAMKTFFNGERILCDHVFASNDSIREMCFTEISKDGAMILFSFPEIVAKNSKKSPEKVFRLLDMYTSIAEHWQEIEAIFSFDSESVVRSQALTSLIKLGESIRTVLTEFKTTLQKESSKTTVAGGGIHHLTVEAMNYITLLADYSNVLSDILVESPPPAKGSLPESYFGIADSDESPAPVISLQFAGLILTLLCKLDGKAKHYKDVSLAYLFLANNLHYVVVKVRSSNLKYLLGENWISKQEGKIKSFTLNYERLGWSHVIESLPREPNATMAPQQVKEIFKRFNLSFEQAHRKQSVCIVTNSKLRDDLKVSIARKILPVYREFYHKHRDVIVKERHSSHVIRFSPEDLGHYLSDLFFGQVESGSSSSVQSSPSRTTPS; from the coding sequence ATGCCAAGAAAATGGATAAGAACTCTTAGTTGGTTTTCACCTAAACGTTCATCAACAAGTGATACTAATACTCCATCTACTTCACAACTCTCTTCTCCATCACGTTTCTCGGAGGCGGTGATCGATCGGACGGTTGAGATTGCGGAGCCGATCATCACGAAGTGGGACGCTGACACCACTACGTTCGCGAAAGTGACTTCTCTCTTATACGAAAACAGAAAAGAAGCCAAGGATTTCATCAAATGTGTGAATAATTTACATAAAGCGATGCACTTTCACGCCAGTGAGAATTCGCGATCGGATAAACTTATTCATGCTCAATCACTAATGCAAATCGCGATAAAGCGATTAGAAAAGGAGTTTTACCAGATTCTATCAATAAATAGAGCACATCTGGATCCTGAATCTATATCCACTGTGTCTTCTCGTACTTCATTAAGTACTCGTTCGAGCACGTCTGAATTAGACGTTGATCAGGATGATGATGATCGTGTTGTGATTGCCGGTGAATCTATTTCTGAAGTTGAGGATTTTTCTAGTCTTATAATGGCTGATTTGAGATTGATAGCAGAATGCATGATCTCTTCTGGCTATACTAACGAGTGCTTGAAGATTTACAAAGTTATACGTAAATCGATCATCGATGAAGCTATTTATAGACTTGGGGTTGAGAAATTGAGTTCTTCACAAGTTCATAAAATGGATTGGCAAGTTATGGACATGAAGATCAAGGACTGGCTTAACGCAATTGATATAGCAATGAAAACATTTTTTAATGGAGAGAGGATTCTCTGCGATCACGTCTTTGCATCGAACGATTCAATCAGAGAGATGTGTTTTACTGAAATATCAAAAGATGGAGCTATGATTCTGTTTAGTTTCCCGGAAATTGTAGCGAAAAACAGCAAAAAGTCACCTGAAAAAGTGTTCCGTTTGCTCGATATGTACACTTCCATCGCAGAACACTGGCAGGAGATTGAAGCTATATTTTCTTTCGATTCGGAATCTGTTGTACGATCTCAAGCATTAACATCACTCATCAAGCTTGGCGAGTCTATAAGGACGGTATTAACTGAGTTCAAAACAACTCTACAAAAGGAATCCTCAAAGACGACCGTTGCAGGAGGTGGAATCCATCATCTCACAGTCGAAGCAATGAATTACATCACTCTACTTGCTGATTACAGCAACGTACTCTCCGATATCCTCGTGGAGTCTCCACCTCCGGCGAAAGGTTCGTTGCCGGAATCATACTTCGGTATCGCCGATTCTGATGAGTCTCCGGCACCGGTGATCTCACTCCAATTCGCTGGGTTGATTCTCACTCTTCTCTGCAAACTCGACGGTAAAGCGAAGCACTACAAGGACGTTTCTCTCGCGTATCTCTTCTTAGCCAACAATCTCCACTACGTCGTCGTAAAAGTCCGTTCGTCGAATCTCAAGTACTTGCTAGGTGAAAATTGGATATCAAAACAAGAGGGAAAAATAAAAAGTTTCACGTTGAATTATGAACGGCTAGGATGGAGCCACGTCATTGAATCTCTCCCGCGTGAACCAAATGCTACAATGGCTCCACAACAAGTGAAGGAGATTTTCAAGAGATTTAATTTGTCGTTCGAGCAAGCTCACCGGAAGCAATCTGTGTGCATTGTAACTAATAGTAAGCTCCGCGACGATTTAAAAGTGTCGATCGCGAGGAAAATACTTCCCGTGTACAGAGAGTTTTACCATAAACATAGAGATGTAATAGTAAAAGAGAGACATTCTAGTCATGTGATTAGATTTTCTCCAGAGGATTTAGGACATTATTTGTCCGATTTATTTTTTGGACAGGTTGAATCGGGAAGTTCATCGTCAGTTCAGTCGTCTCCATCACGTACAACACCATCATGA